Proteins from a genomic interval of Lolium perenne isolate Kyuss_39 chromosome 1, Kyuss_2.0, whole genome shotgun sequence:
- the LOC127328961 gene encoding thylakoid membrane protein TERC, chloroplastic — protein sequence MAAMVAAAVTARPPPRISAPWLRRGHVPPLRPSTGRPLAVLTVVAASRRSDGGKKVAKKRRRRATEADQEDGLSVSSEMATKNSTPRAEVDDGSLKPAPESSITPKDSAIRRVALVVIAAVLFGVSIALKDGVEKASEYFAGYLLEQSLSVDNLFVFILVFKYFKVPQENQNRVLSYGIAGAVIFRAALIILGVATIQSFEAVNLFFALILLFSSYKLFAGGDEESDLSDNFIVKTCQKFIPVTDYYDGDRFLTKQDGLLKATPLLLTLAVIELSDIAFAVDSIPAVFGVTRDPLIILSSNIFAISGLRSLYVLISESMSELEYLQPAVGIVLGFIGTKMIFDFCGYHIPTEASLAIVTTCLSGGVILSLRKASTEERDK from the exons atggccgccatggtcgccgccgccgtcaccgCGCGGCCCCCTCCGCGGATTTCCGCCCCATGGCTACGGCGCGGCCACGTGCCTCCGCTTCGTCCGTCTACGGGGCGGCCTCTCGCGGTCCTCACGGTGGTCGCCGCGTCGCGTCGGAGCGACGGCGGGAAGAAGGTGGCGAAGAAGCGGCGCAGGCGCGCCACGGAGGCCGACCAGGAGGACGGTCTCTCCGTCAGCTCCG AGATGGCGACGAAGAACTCCACTCCGCGCGCAGAAGTCGACGACGGCAGCCTGAAGCCCGCGCCAGAATCCAGCATTACCCCAAAAGACTCGGCCATTAGAAGAGTTGCACTGGTG GTCATCGCTGCAGTGCTATTCGGCGTTAGCATCGCCTTGAAGGACGGCGTTGAGAAGGCATCGGAGTATTTTGCAGG CTATTTGTTGGAACAGAGTTTGTCGGTGGACAATCTCTTTGTTTTTATCCTGGTCTTCAAGTATTTTAAAGTGCCCCAGGAGAACCAG AATCGGGTGCTTTCTTATGGTATTGCTGGGGCAGTGATCTTCCGTGCAGCGTTGATCATCCTAGGAGTAGCAACCATTCAG AGTTTTGAAGCGGTGAACTTATTTTTTGCTTTGATCCTGCTATTCTCTTCTTACAAG CTATTTGCTGGAGGAGATGAAGAATCTGATCTGTCTGATAACTTCATTGTGAAAACATGCCAAAAATTCATTCCTGTCACTG ATTATTATGATGGTGACCGGTTTTTGACAAAGCAAGATGGTTTACTGAAA GCCACACCATTACTCTTGACTCTGGCAGTGATCGAGCTAAGTGATATTGCTTTTGCT GTCGACTCAATACCAGCAGTCTTTGGTGTAACAAGAGATCCATTGATAATATTGTCATCAAATATTTTTGCTATTTCTG GTTTGAGGTCACTCTATGTACTCATTTCTGAGAGCATGTCTGAGTTGGAGTATCTGCAG CCTGCTGTTGGTATCGTTTTGGGCTTCATAGGGACAAAGATGATCTTTGACTTTTGTG GTTATCACATACCAACAGAAGCTTCTCTTGCTATTGTTACCACATGTCTTAGTGGCGGAGTAATATTGAGTCTAAGAAAAGCATCAACTGAGGAACGTGACAAATAG